A genomic segment from Gracilinanus agilis isolate LMUSP501 chromosome 1, AgileGrace, whole genome shotgun sequence encodes:
- the VPS29 gene encoding vacuolar protein sorting-associated protein 29 isoform X1, protein MAGHRLVLVLGDLHIPHRCNSLPAKFKKLLVPGKIQHILCTGNLCTKESYDYLKTLAGDVHIVRGDFDENLNYPEQKVVTVGQFKIGLIHGHQVIPWGDMASLALLQRQFDVDILISGHTHKFEAFEHENKFYINPGSATGAYNALETNIIPSFVLMDIQASTVVTYVYQLIGDDVKVERIEYKKS, encoded by the exons TTGGTGTTAGTATTAGGAGACCTGCATATCCCCCACCGATGCAACAGTCTGCCAGCTAAATTCAAAAAACTGCTGGTGCCTGGAAAAATTCAGCATATCCTCTGCACTGGAAATCTTTGCACCAAAGAAAGCTATGACTATCTCAAGACTCTAGCTGGGGATGTCCACATTGTTAGAGGAGACTTTGATGAG AATCTGAATTATCCAGAACAGAAGGTTGTGACTGTTGGGCAGTTCAAAATTGGTTTGATCCACGGACATCAAGTTATTCCATGGGGCGATATGGCTAGCTTAGCATTGCTGCAAAGACAGTTTGATGTAGACATTCTCATTTcaggacacacacacaaatttgaGGCCTTTGAACATGAAAATAAGTTCTACATTAATCCAGGATCTGCCACTGGAGCCTATAATGCTCTGGAAAC aaaCATCATTCCTTCATTTGTACTGATGGATATCCAAGCTTCTACAGTGGTCACTTATGTGTATCAGCTAATTGGAGATGATGTGAAAGTAGAAAGAATTGAATATAAAAAATCCTAA
- the VPS29 gene encoding vacuolar protein sorting-associated protein 29 isoform X2 has translation MLVLVLGDLHIPHRCNSLPAKFKKLLVPGKIQHILCTGNLCTKESYDYLKTLAGDVHIVRGDFDENLNYPEQKVVTVGQFKIGLIHGHQVIPWGDMASLALLQRQFDVDILISGHTHKFEAFEHENKFYINPGSATGAYNALETNIIPSFVLMDIQASTVVTYVYQLIGDDVKVERIEYKKS, from the exons TTGGTGTTAGTATTAGGAGACCTGCATATCCCCCACCGATGCAACAGTCTGCCAGCTAAATTCAAAAAACTGCTGGTGCCTGGAAAAATTCAGCATATCCTCTGCACTGGAAATCTTTGCACCAAAGAAAGCTATGACTATCTCAAGACTCTAGCTGGGGATGTCCACATTGTTAGAGGAGACTTTGATGAG AATCTGAATTATCCAGAACAGAAGGTTGTGACTGTTGGGCAGTTCAAAATTGGTTTGATCCACGGACATCAAGTTATTCCATGGGGCGATATGGCTAGCTTAGCATTGCTGCAAAGACAGTTTGATGTAGACATTCTCATTTcaggacacacacacaaatttgaGGCCTTTGAACATGAAAATAAGTTCTACATTAATCCAGGATCTGCCACTGGAGCCTATAATGCTCTGGAAAC aaaCATCATTCCTTCATTTGTACTGATGGATATCCAAGCTTCTACAGTGGTCACTTATGTGTATCAGCTAATTGGAGATGATGTGAAAGTAGAAAGAATTGAATATAAAAAATCCTAA